From Thermococcus sp., a single genomic window includes:
- a CDS encoding hydrogenase 3 maturation endopeptidase HyCI yields the protein MSALEEVFEGKKRIVICGIGNDIRGDDAFGVLVAGRLNELLDNPNILVINCGEVPENYTGKIRDFLPDLVVFVDAVGFNGEVGEYIIADPEGTIGEAVSTHGLPLKFVTRFMKTMINTDFILIGCQPGSTGLFEEPSELIKEKAERLAGLLAGILKTT from the coding sequence ATGAGCGCCCTCGAGGAAGTTTTTGAAGGGAAAAAGAGAATCGTAATCTGCGGCATCGGCAACGACATCAGGGGAGATGATGCATTCGGCGTTCTTGTTGCCGGGAGACTCAATGAACTCCTGGACAATCCCAACATTCTCGTGATAAACTGCGGCGAGGTTCCTGAGAACTACACCGGAAAGATAAGGGACTTCCTGCCCGATCTGGTGGTCTTCGTTGATGCAGTTGGCTTCAACGGGGAGGTGGGGGAGTATATCATTGCAGACCCGGAGGGAACGATTGGGGAGGCAGTATCAACCCACGGGCTCCCGCTGAAGTTTGTAACCCGGTTCATGAAGACGATGATCAATACAGATTTTATTCTGATAGGCTGCCAGCCAGGTTCAACCGGCCTCTTCGAGGAGCCGAGCGAGCTGATAAAGGAAAAGGCGGAGAGGCTCGCGGGGCTTTTGGCTGGAATTTTGAAAACTACGTAG
- a CDS encoding Mrp/NBP35 family ATP-binding protein, with protein sequence MAGIDPREIAINARLEDVKRIIPVVSGKGGVGKSLVSTTLALALAGKGYRVGLLDLDFHGASDHVILGFEPREFPEEDKGVVPHTIHGIKFMTIAYYTEDRPTPLRGKEISDALIELLTITRWDELDYLIIDMPPGLGDQLLDVLRFLKRGEFLVVATPSKLALNVVRKLVQLLIEEKHKVLGIVENMKLLSEQLDEEKNVESLAREFGTQYLGGIPFYPDLDSKIGNVEGLMKTEFAGRIKKIAGKL encoded by the coding sequence ATGGCTGGAATAGACCCGCGCGAGATAGCGATTAACGCGAGGCTTGAGGATGTAAAGAGGATCATCCCTGTCGTCAGCGGGAAGGGTGGCGTTGGAAAGTCGCTCGTTTCAACAACCCTCGCGCTGGCTTTAGCAGGGAAAGGCTACAGGGTCGGCCTCCTTGACCTCGACTTTCACGGGGCGAGCGACCATGTGATTCTAGGTTTTGAGCCGAGGGAGTTCCCTGAGGAGGATAAAGGCGTCGTTCCACATACCATCCATGGGATCAAGTTCATGACGATTGCTTACTACACCGAGGATAGGCCAACACCTCTCCGCGGGAAGGAGATAAGTGATGCCCTCATCGAACTACTCACTATAACCCGCTGGGACGAGCTTGACTACCTCATCATAGACATGCCCCCGGGTTTAGGTGACCAGCTTTTGGACGTCCTCCGCTTCCTTAAGCGCGGTGAGTTCCTCGTTGTCGCGACACCCTCAAAGCTCGCACTCAACGTGGTTAGAAAGCTCGTCCAGCTCCTCATTGAAGAGAAACACAAGGTTCTCGGAATCGTGGAGAACATGAAACTCCTTTCAGAGCAACTCGACGAGGAGAAGAACGTTGAGTCTTTGGCTAGGGAGTTTGGAACCCAGTACCTCGGAGGGATACCATTCTATCCAGACCTTGACTCAAAGATTGGAAACGTAGAGGGGCTCATGAAGACCGAGTTCGCAGGTAGAATAAAGAAGATAGCGGGGAAGCTTTGA